One genomic segment of Epinephelus fuscoguttatus linkage group LG19, E.fuscoguttatus.final_Chr_v1 includes these proteins:
- the tubb4bl gene encoding tubulin beta-4B chain has translation MREIVHLQAGQCGNQIGAKFWEVISDEHGIDPTGTYHGDSDLQLDRISVYYNEATGGKYVPRAILVDLEPGTMDSVRSGPFGQIFRPDNFVFGQSGAGNNWAKGHYTEGAELVDSVLDVVRKEAESCDCLQGFQLTHSLGGGTGSGMGTLLISKIREEYPDRIMNTFSVVPSPKVSDTVVEPYNATLSVHQLVENTDETYCIDNEALYDICFRTLKLTTPTYGDLNHLVSATMSGVTTCLRFPGQLNADLRKLAVNMVPFPRLHFFMPGFAPLTSRGSQQYRALSVPELTQQMFDAKNMMAACDPRHGRYLTVAAVFRGRMSMKEVDEQMLNVQNKNSSYFVEWIPNNVKTAVCDIPPRGLKMAATFIGNSTAIQELFKRISEQFTAMFRRKAFLHWYTGEGMDEMEFTEAESNMNDLVSEYQQYQDATAEEGEFEEEGEEEVA, from the exons ATGCGCGAAATTGTGCATTTGCAAGCCGGTCAGTGCGGAAACCAGATCGGAGCCAAG TTCTGGGAGGTGATCAGCGATGAGCACGGCATTGATCCCACTGGTACCTACCATGGCGACAGCGATCTGCAGCTAGACAGAATCAGTGTCTACTACAATGAGGCCACAG GTGGGAAGTACGTGCCCCGAGCCATCCTGGTGGATCTGGAGCCTGGTACGATGGATTCAGTCAGGTCCGGTCCCTTCGGGCAGATCTTCAGACCCGACAACTTTGTCTTCG GTCAGAGTGGAGCTGGAAACAACTGGGCCAAGGGCCACTACACCGAGGGAGCCGAGCTGGTGGACTCCGTCCTGGATGTGGTGAGGAAAGAGGCTGAGAGCTGCGATTGCCTCCAGGGCTTCCAGCTTACACACTCCCTTGGTGGTGGTACTGGCTCTGGCATGGGCACCCTGCTCATCAGCAAGATCCGCGAGGAGTACCCTGACCGCATCATGAACACCTTCAGCGTGGTGCCTTCTCCCAAGGTGTCAGACACTGTGGTGGAGCCCTACAACGCCACTCTCTCTGTCCACCAGCTGGTGGAGAACACAGACGAGACCTACTGCATTGACAATGAAGCTCTCTATGATATCTGCTTCCGCACACTTAAACTCACCACCCCCACCTATGGAGACCTCAACCATTTGGTGTCCGCCACCATGAGCGGCGTGACCACATGTCTGCGTTTCCCCGGCCAGCTCAACGCTGACCTCCGTAAGCTAGCTGTCAACATGGTGCCCTTCCCCCGTCTGCACTTCTTCATGCCAGGCTTCGCCCCCCTCACCAGCAGGGGCAGCCAGCAGTATCGCGCCCTGTCCGTGCCTGAGCTCACCCAGCAGATGTTCGACGCCAAGAACATGATGGCCGCCTGTGACCCACGTCATGGCCGCTACCTCACTGTGGCTGCCGTGTTCAGGGGCCGCATGTCCATGAAGGAGGTGGATGAGCAGATGTTGAATGTGCAGAATAAGAACAGCAGCTACTTCGTCGAATGGATCCCGAACAATGTGAAGACCGCCGTCTGCGACATCCCACCTCGTGGCCTCAAAATGGCTGCCACCTTTATCGGCAACAGCACAGCCATCCAGGAGCTGTTCAAGCGCATCTCCGAGCAGTTCACCGCCATGTTCCGCCGTAAGGCCTTCCTCCACTGGTACACAGGAGAGGGCATGGATGAGATGGAGTTCACCGAGGCCGAGAGCAACATGAACGACCTGGTGTCCGAGTACCAGCAGTACCAGGATGCCACCGCTGAGGAGGGCGAGtttgaggaggagggagaggaggaagtcGCCTAA